In the Hordeum vulgare subsp. vulgare chromosome 7H, MorexV3_pseudomolecules_assembly, whole genome shotgun sequence genome, one interval contains:
- the LOC123409192 gene encoding beta-1,3-galactosyltransferase GALT1-like yields MEVLGRPKNKGATRAGIRLSSLYQGYLAITILRVGAEGIHMTVDGKHVTSYAFREDLEPGFVGEVRIEGDIKLLSVLASGLATTQDFEHVTDLEILKAPPVPTDKSIDIFIGIFSTENNFKRRMVVRRTWMQYDDVCSGKVAVRFFVGLHKNEVVNEELWNEGRTYGDIQLMPFVDYYSLILWKTIAICIYGTNVLSAKYVMKTDDDAFVRVDEILLSLRQVNISHGLLYGRVNSDSQPHRDPYNKWYITSEEWREESYSPWAHGLGYIVSQDIAKEIYTKHKRGELKVFKLEDVAMGIWINEMKKEGFDVTYQNDGRILVEGCEDGYVVAHYQEPRQMMCLWDKFQKTK; encoded by the exons ATGGAGGTGCTCGGGCGGCCCAAGAACAAGGGCGCAACGCGGGCGGGGATCCGCCTCTCCTCTTTGTATCAAGGATATCTTGCTATAACAATTCTTCGTGTTGGAGCAGAGGGGATCCATATGACTGTAGATGGGAAACATGTCACTTCCTATGCATTTCGAGAG GATTTGGAGCCTGGGTTTGTTGGTGAAGTAAGGATTGAAGGAGATATTAAATTGTTGTCTGTGCTAGCAAGTGGCTTGGCTACAACACAGGACTTTGAGCATGTCACTGACTTGGAAATATTGAAGGCTCCACCTGTCCCTACGGATAAATCCATTGATATTTTTATTGGGATATTCTCTACAGAAAATAATTTTAAACGCAGAATGGTGGTTCGAAGAACCTGGATGCAGTACGATGATGTCTGCTCAGGAAAAGTTGCAGTTCGGTTCTTTGTTGGCCTG cataaaaatgaggtggtgaacgaggagctctggaacgaAGGACGGACATATGGAGACATCCAATTGATGCCATTTGTTGATTATTACAGCTTGATTCTTTGGAAGACCATTGCTATTTGCATATATGGG ACAAATGTGCTTTCAGCCAAGTATGTTATGAAAACCGATGATGATGCTTTTGTTCGTGTAGATGAGATACTTTTGTCCCTGCGTCAAGTAAATATCAGCCATGGGCTGCTGTATGGCCGCGTCAATTCTGATTCTCAGCCTCATCGAGATCCGTACAACAAGTGGTACATAACTTCAGAG GAATGGCGTGAAGAGAGCTATTCCCCATGGGCACATGGACTAGGATACATTGTATCTCAGGATATAGCAAAAGAAATTTACACAAAACACAAAAGAGGGGAGCTAAAG GTGTTCAAGCTGGAGGATGTGGCGATGGGAATATGGATCAATGAGATGAAGAAGGAAGGCTTCGATGTCACATACCAGAACGATGGAAGGATCTTGGTGGAAGGCTGTGAGGATGGGTATGTGGTTGCCCACTACCAGGAGCCTAGGCAGATGATGTGCCTCTGGGACAAATTCCAGAAAACAAAGTGA